A genomic window from Methylobacterium nodulans ORS 2060 includes:
- a CDS encoding sugar phosphate isomerase/epimerase family protein — translation MAGAIGINTYSYIWTVPAAESVRRLADLGYRTFELVIHPGHLPLDGFSTADRRHLVAVLDEVGATDCALNLPSLDHNLASSTPRVRAASVQMFRDAIDLASDLGIGWLVTVPGRMSPLFPPGISERTAWMRESIEALLPHAEARGVGLAVENIPIAAFPDAASLGDFVRSFASPKVAACYDAANAHFIGEDPVAGMHSLSDCLRILHLSDTGRTVWRHDPVGTGTVPFAEVARAVTSINFTGPCMLEIIDPEPEAAILRSHDILAALGCEAWQKEAQA, via the coding sequence ATGGCCGGTGCCATCGGGATCAACACCTACAGCTACATCTGGACGGTTCCGGCCGCGGAGAGCGTCCGGCGCCTCGCGGACCTGGGCTATCGCACCTTCGAGCTGGTGATCCATCCGGGCCACCTGCCCCTCGACGGGTTCTCCACGGCCGATCGCCGGCACCTTGTCGCCGTGCTGGACGAGGTCGGCGCGACAGACTGCGCCCTCAACTTGCCGAGCCTCGACCACAACCTGGCGAGCTCCACCCCACGGGTGCGGGCCGCCTCGGTGCAGATGTTCCGCGATGCGATCGACCTTGCCTCCGACCTCGGCATCGGCTGGCTCGTCACGGTCCCGGGGCGCATGAGCCCGCTGTTTCCACCGGGGATCTCTGAACGCACCGCCTGGATGCGGGAGAGCATCGAGGCGCTCCTGCCCCATGCCGAGGCGCGAGGCGTGGGGCTGGCGGTGGAGAACATCCCGATCGCCGCATTCCCCGACGCCGCCTCCCTCGGCGATTTCGTGCGCAGCTTCGCCTCGCCCAAGGTGGCCGCCTGCTACGACGCGGCCAATGCGCACTTCATCGGCGAGGATCCGGTCGCCGGAATGCACAGCCTGTCCGACTGCCTCCGCATCCTGCACCTCTCCGACACCGGGCGCACCGTCTGGCGGCACGATCCGGTCGGGACCGGCACCGTCCCGTTCGCGGAGGTGGCGCGGGCCGTGACCTCCATCAACTTCACGGGGCCCTGTATGCTGGAAATCATCGATCCAGAGCCGGAGGCCGCGATCCTGCGCAGCCACGACATCCTGGCCGCCCTCGGCTGCGAAGCGTGGCAGAAGGAAGCCCAGGCATGA
- a CDS encoding cupin domain-containing protein yields the protein MATVIKEPNAFAHATAEKHAVTRNLAELPWVQYPGHFNQALSKAIVTPETVGSRFFDHRISSYEPGAHVESHSHAVQEQIYHVLAGEGVLIVDGERRLVRANDVTYIPPGVIHEFHCTGTDPLVFLVITSPPTDEEPQPR from the coding sequence ATGGCAACCGTCATCAAGGAACCGAACGCCTTCGCGCACGCCACCGCGGAGAAGCACGCCGTGACCCGCAACCTCGCCGAACTGCCGTGGGTGCAGTACCCGGGGCACTTCAACCAGGCCCTGTCCAAGGCGATCGTCACGCCTGAGACCGTCGGCAGCCGGTTCTTCGACCACCGCATCTCGTCCTATGAGCCCGGTGCCCACGTGGAGAGCCACTCCCACGCGGTGCAGGAGCAGATCTACCATGTGCTCGCAGGCGAGGGCGTCCTGATCGTTGATGGCGAGCGTCGGCTCGTCCGGGCCAACGACGTCACCTACATCCCGCCGGGCGTCATCCACGAGTTCCACTGCACCGGGACCGATCCGCTCGTCTTTTTGGTGATCACGAGCCCGCCGACCGACGAGGAGCCGCAGCCGCGGTGA
- a CDS encoding GntR family transcriptional regulator yields MNVWKPADQPNGMSAYELLLRAIEDGELTPGTRLREAELAERFAISRTPIREALARLESHGLVTHEPHRGATLTKLGYAQVTELYDLREVLEGMAARLAATHASDTEIDVLEEMVARDRTLTHDPRILARTNRLFHRQIHACARNRFLQGMLENMRLSLVLLAGTTLAEPGRAEPAVDEHAAIVARIRVHDRDGAEEAARAHIRASFKTRIRMYQSD; encoded by the coding sequence ATGAATGTGTGGAAGCCCGCGGATCAGCCGAACGGCATGAGCGCGTACGAACTTCTCCTCAGAGCCATCGAGGACGGGGAGCTGACGCCGGGCACCCGGCTGCGGGAGGCGGAGCTGGCCGAGCGCTTCGCGATCAGCCGGACGCCGATCCGCGAGGCGCTGGCGCGGCTCGAATCCCATGGGCTCGTCACGCACGAGCCGCACCGCGGCGCCACGCTCACCAAGCTCGGATACGCGCAGGTGACCGAGCTCTATGACCTGCGGGAGGTGCTCGAAGGCATGGCGGCTCGCCTCGCAGCCACCCACGCCAGCGACACCGAGATCGACGTGCTGGAAGAGATGGTCGCCCGCGACCGCACGCTGACCCACGATCCGAGAATCCTCGCGCGGACCAACCGGCTCTTCCATCGGCAGATCCACGCCTGCGCCCGCAACCGCTTCCTGCAGGGCATGCTGGAGAACATGCGCCTGTCCCTGGTCCTGCTTGCCGGCACCACCCTCGCCGAGCCGGGCCGCGCGGAGCCAGCCGTCGACGAGCACGCGGCCATCGTGGCGCGGATCCGGGTGCATGACCGCGATGGCGCGGAGGAGGCCGCCCGCGCCCATATCCGCGCCTCCTTCAAGACGCGGATCAGGATGTACCAGTCGGACTGA
- a CDS encoding NAD-dependent epimerase/dehydratase family protein codes for MTRRVLVTGAAGLLGRFVVDELLAHGALVRGLDRRAGTAPIEWHVADVTDPQAVAKAVTGTDAVLHIAAVPNIWSGDGQTIMRVNTLGTYTLLDAAEAAGLKRFVFCSSDSVAGYTVREGRMLAPLYAPLDLDHPLRATDPYGVSKVLGEDLARAHAYRGMAVVALRTVFVAYPEMAGEIIARARDPENYRGPAVGGPSSAGGGPLHHHIDPRDLARAFRLALELPLEPGAFERFYLSAQVTLSPEPTLDRLRRLHGNDVEIRQPEIYERQPFAPLYDLTHAADRLGFLAEHDQRHLVTDLPQ; via the coding sequence ATGACCCGGCGCGTTCTCGTGACCGGCGCGGCCGGTCTCCTCGGGCGCTTCGTCGTCGACGAACTGCTTGCTCACGGCGCCTTGGTGCGCGGCCTCGACCGCCGGGCCGGTACGGCTCCGATCGAGTGGCACGTCGCCGACGTCACCGATCCACAAGCCGTGGCGAAGGCGGTTACCGGGACGGACGCCGTCCTGCACATCGCGGCGGTGCCCAACATCTGGTCCGGCGACGGCCAGACCATCATGCGGGTGAACACGCTGGGCACCTACACGCTGCTGGATGCGGCCGAGGCAGCGGGCCTCAAGCGGTTCGTGTTCTGCTCGAGCGACTCCGTGGCCGGCTACACCGTGCGCGAGGGCCGCATGCTGGCCCCGCTCTACGCGCCCCTCGACCTCGACCATCCCTTGCGCGCAACCGATCCCTACGGGGTCAGCAAGGTGCTCGGCGAGGATCTCGCCCGCGCCCATGCCTATCGCGGCATGGCGGTCGTGGCGCTCAGGACCGTCTTCGTCGCCTATCCGGAGATGGCGGGCGAGATCATCGCTCGAGCAAGGGACCCGGAGAACTATCGCGGCCCTGCGGTCGGCGGCCCCTCATCGGCCGGCGGCGGCCCGCTCCACCACCACATCGACCCACGTGACCTCGCCCGCGCCTTCCGGCTCGCCCTGGAGCTGCCGCTGGAGCCCGGCGCCTTCGAGCGCTTCTACCTCTCGGCCCAGGTGACGCTGTCGCCGGAGCCGACCCTGGACCGGCTGCGCCGCCTGCACGGCAACGACGTCGAGATCCGTCAGCCCGAGATCTACGAGCGGCAGCCCTTCGCTCCCCTCTACGACCTGACCCATGCCGCCGACCGGCTCGGCTTCCTGGCCGAGCACGACCAGCGCCACCTCGTCACTGATCTTCCCCAATGA
- a CDS encoding FAD-dependent oxidoreductase has product MDSAWDVIVVGSGAGGLTAASIAAAEGCSVLLVEQAPVVGGTTAISGGMVWIPGNGKAAQSPDRLEAARIYLEHTAPPGDRQRLEAFLASGADAVRDLEARTALRLQPVPTYPDYYPDLPGATSSGRVLEPEPYDAGQLGDAFALLRDPLPEFTLFGGMMISRQDIPHLRRVGRSWRSAWHVAKLLLRYGAQRLRARRGTTLYLGNALVARLLQSARDLGVTIRTRTSAERLVTDRSGRVAGVELVDGEGRRTTAQARRGVVLATGGLSHGGAMRASYVPTAAGTLTATVDPGKAARGARLATEVGARLSEPTEQGAFWVPASTFTRRDGSRGVFPHTVTDRAKPGLIAVGSDGRRFVNEAVSYHEFVRAQLASAGRAVPAWLLCDRQFLWKYGLGKVKPFTRFPGADIASGYLKRGSTLADLAAAIGVPAAALADTVETFNRDARCGEDPAFGRGRDIYQRHLGDADHAPNPCVAPIEHAPFYAVAVWPADLGMSAGIVTDAQARVLGADGSPIPGLFACGNDMASIMQGAYPGPGITLGPALTFGWIAGRGAASALREQTEQPTAGEPAALSPTGTS; this is encoded by the coding sequence ATGGACAGCGCATGGGACGTGATCGTCGTCGGCTCCGGCGCCGGCGGTCTGACAGCGGCCAGCATCGCGGCAGCAGAGGGCTGCTCGGTGCTCCTGGTGGAGCAGGCCCCGGTGGTGGGCGGAACCACCGCGATCTCGGGCGGGATGGTCTGGATCCCGGGCAACGGCAAGGCCGCGCAGAGCCCCGACCGCCTCGAGGCTGCCCGGATATACCTGGAACACACGGCGCCACCCGGCGACCGGCAGCGGCTCGAGGCCTTTTTGGCCAGCGGTGCGGATGCGGTGCGGGATCTCGAGGCACGGACCGCGCTCCGGCTCCAGCCGGTTCCGACCTATCCCGACTACTACCCGGACCTGCCAGGGGCGACCTCCAGCGGCCGGGTCCTGGAGCCGGAGCCCTACGACGCCGGCCAGCTCGGTGATGCCTTCGCGCTCCTGCGCGACCCACTACCTGAGTTCACGCTGTTCGGCGGCATGATGATCAGCCGCCAGGACATCCCGCATCTGAGGCGCGTGGGGCGCTCCTGGCGCTCCGCTTGGCACGTGGCAAAACTGCTGCTCCGCTACGGGGCGCAGCGCCTGCGTGCGCGCCGCGGAACGACGCTCTATCTCGGCAACGCACTCGTGGCGCGGCTGCTGCAATCCGCCCGTGACCTCGGGGTGACCATCCGGACGCGAACCTCGGCCGAGCGCCTCGTCACCGACCGTAGCGGCCGGGTCGCGGGCGTGGAGCTGGTGGATGGCGAGGGCCGCCGCACCACGGCCCAGGCGCGGCGAGGGGTCGTCCTCGCGACGGGCGGGTTGTCGCACGGCGGCGCGATGCGCGCCTCTTACGTGCCGACCGCGGCCGGCACGCTGACGGCCACCGTCGATCCCGGCAAGGCAGCGCGTGGGGCGCGGCTCGCCACCGAAGTGGGCGCGCGCCTATCCGAGCCGACGGAGCAGGGGGCGTTCTGGGTCCCGGCCTCGACCTTCACCCGCCGAGACGGGAGCCGCGGGGTCTTCCCCCACACCGTCACCGACCGGGCCAAGCCCGGGCTCATCGCGGTCGGGAGCGACGGCCGCCGCTTCGTCAACGAGGCGGTCTCCTACCACGAGTTCGTCCGTGCTCAGCTCGCGAGCGCTGGCCGGGCCGTGCCGGCCTGGCTGCTGTGCGACCGCCAGTTTCTCTGGAAGTACGGGCTCGGCAAGGTGAAGCCGTTCACGCGCTTCCCCGGGGCCGACATCGCGAGCGGCTACCTGAAGCGCGGATCGACCCTGGCGGACCTCGCCGCAGCGATCGGCGTCCCGGCGGCTGCGCTCGCCGACACGGTCGAGACCTTCAACCGGGATGCGAGGTGCGGCGAGGACCCGGCTTTCGGCCGCGGGCGCGACATCTACCAGCGGCACCTCGGCGACGCCGACCACGCTCCCAATCCGTGCGTGGCGCCAATTGAGCACGCTCCGTTCTACGCGGTGGCGGTGTGGCCGGCCGATCTCGGCATGTCGGCCGGCATCGTCACGGACGCGCAGGCCCGTGTGCTCGGTGCGGACGGATCGCCGATCCCGGGCCTGTTCGCCTGTGGCAACGACATGGCCTCGATCATGCAGGGCGCCTATCCAGGGCCAGGCATCACCCTCGGCCCGGCGCTCACCTTCGGCTGGATCGCCGGCCGGGGGGCCGCTTCGGCGCTCCGCGAGCAGACCGAGCAGCCGACCGCGGGTGAGCCGGCGGCGCTCAGTCCGACTGGTACATCCTGA
- a CDS encoding SDR family oxidoreductase: MTASSSIALVFGGSRGIGAACVDVLAASGWQVAFTYVSRAPEDAPHRHYPADIRDAAAVARVFDRVESDLGAAPTAIVANAGINVPAAPMAQFDPDNFRQLVEVNVVGAFNILAEAARRVRDGGAIVAVTTSLVRHAVPGTGPYTASKAAVESMVRAMAKELAGRRVRVNGVAPGPVDTDLFNAGKTEEAKQRMAAFSPFNRIGRPEEVAQVVRFLLSEESSWVHGQIVQPNGGMA, translated from the coding sequence ATGACAGCTTCTTCTTCCATCGCCCTCGTGTTCGGGGGCTCTCGCGGCATCGGCGCCGCCTGCGTCGACGTCCTCGCGGCCAGCGGCTGGCAGGTCGCCTTCACGTATGTCAGCCGCGCCCCCGAAGACGCTCCGCACCGGCACTATCCCGCCGACATCCGCGACGCCGCCGCCGTGGCGCGGGTCTTCGACCGGGTGGAATCCGATCTCGGCGCGGCCCCCACGGCCATCGTGGCGAATGCAGGCATCAACGTCCCGGCCGCCCCCATGGCGCAGTTCGACCCCGACAACTTCCGCCAGCTGGTCGAAGTCAATGTGGTCGGCGCCTTCAACATCCTCGCCGAGGCGGCCCGGCGGGTTCGGGATGGCGGCGCCATCGTGGCGGTGACGACGTCGCTCGTGCGCCACGCCGTGCCGGGAACCGGCCCTTACACCGCCAGCAAGGCGGCGGTGGAGAGCATGGTGCGCGCCATGGCCAAGGAACTCGCTGGCCGCCGCGTCCGGGTCAACGGCGTGGCGCCGGGGCCGGTCGACACCGACCTCTTCAACGCCGGCAAGACCGAGGAGGCCAAGCAGCGCATGGCGGCCTTCAGCCCCTTCAACCGGATCGGCCGGCCCGAGGAGGTGGCGCAGGTCGTGCGCTTCCTGCTCTCCGAGGAGAGTTCCTGGGTCCACGGTCAGATCGTGCAGCCGAACGGTGGCATGGCGTGA
- a CDS encoding branched-chain amino acid ABC transporter ATP-binding protein/permease, producing the protein MRTGPSASRRLWEHPIVVLTAVLLAASGLALAWGMPIQRITQIAIYTLYGAGVNFLIGYLGLVPFGASFFFGCAGYALAITSGALGGSEISGLVIAAGFALILAALVGSVILRRRGLYFSLLTLACSQIAFEVAFKWTSVTGGENGLQNVLRPLFPSALAFHAFTVAVVLGLLWGLWRLAHAPFGRLMQALRDNEQRVVSLGYDTYRTKLIALTIAGGVIGVGGGLMALLLQGVYANNLDWQHAGDAVLMAALGGVHHFLGPLWGAIVFIVLEDRLSAITENWWLIFAPLIIVFALLSPEGIQGIFQRLVGRNRWTLTRDGIPERPARIVPYAPGGAVTGRDGGTPILVVRGLSKRFGSIVTQNDVSLEVSRTGLHSLIGPNGAGKTTFFNLLTGIIRADAGSIQFEGQEIGRLPPHRRARLGLARSFQILSVFPHLTAFENVRIAVQAAEGHWYGFWRDAYDDEVANGRVWSLLDAVGLAGRADELCASLSHGEKRLLEIAVSLATNAKLLLLDEPLAGLAESDRKVVSALIRRLAQSHAILLIEHDIDRVLAMSDRITVLHQGRLIADGKPAEVARNPDVVTAYLGRAHGAPPRRVGQMATPPVPRPAAAPLLQLEGVSAGYGGGTVLDGVSLTVQAGEVVALLGRNGVGKTTLLRTITGTLPASAGRILLDGREIGALRPDQINRHGIALVPEGRRLFPNLTVQENLKLAMRPGGTSQEEICDLFPKLRVLMRARAENLSGGERQMVAISRALMMPSRLILLDEPFEGLAPAVVQEVREAVAKLTARASLMIVEHHAESVLAMADRAYVLVNGRVAFGGSAGELAADTALQERLLGVAQVSESVAPRDGLMIEGAA; encoded by the coding sequence ATGAGAACCGGACCATCCGCATCCCGCCGGCTCTGGGAGCATCCGATTGTCGTCCTGACGGCGGTCCTGCTCGCGGCCTCCGGCCTCGCCCTCGCCTGGGGCATGCCGATCCAGCGCATCACGCAGATCGCCATCTACACGCTCTACGGCGCCGGGGTGAACTTCCTCATCGGCTATCTCGGCCTAGTCCCGTTCGGCGCGTCGTTCTTCTTCGGCTGTGCCGGATATGCGCTGGCGATCACCTCAGGCGCGCTTGGCGGCAGCGAGATCAGCGGCCTCGTCATCGCGGCGGGTTTCGCTCTGATCCTCGCCGCCCTCGTCGGGTCGGTGATCCTTCGCCGCCGGGGGCTGTACTTCTCGCTCCTGACGCTCGCCTGCTCGCAGATCGCGTTCGAGGTCGCCTTCAAATGGACATCGGTCACCGGAGGCGAGAATGGCCTGCAGAACGTCCTCCGGCCGCTGTTCCCGAGCGCCCTGGCGTTCCACGCCTTTACGGTCGCCGTTGTGCTGGGGCTGCTCTGGGGGCTGTGGCGTCTCGCCCACGCGCCCTTCGGCCGCCTGATGCAGGCCTTGCGCGACAATGAGCAGCGCGTCGTCAGCCTCGGCTACGACACCTACCGGACAAAGCTCATCGCGCTCACCATTGCGGGTGGTGTCATCGGCGTCGGCGGTGGACTCATGGCGCTGCTGCTGCAGGGTGTCTACGCCAACAACCTCGACTGGCAGCATGCCGGCGACGCCGTGCTGATGGCGGCGCTTGGCGGCGTCCACCACTTCCTCGGACCGCTGTGGGGCGCGATCGTCTTCATCGTCCTCGAAGATCGCCTGAGCGCGATCACCGAGAACTGGTGGCTGATCTTCGCGCCGCTGATCATCGTGTTCGCGCTGCTGTCGCCGGAGGGCATCCAGGGCATCTTCCAACGGTTAGTGGGCCGCAATCGCTGGACGCTCACCCGCGACGGAATTCCCGAGCGGCCGGCCCGGATCGTCCCATACGCGCCAGGTGGCGCCGTGACGGGGCGGGACGGCGGCACGCCGATCCTCGTGGTCCGGGGCCTGTCCAAGCGCTTCGGCTCCATCGTGACCCAGAACGACGTCTCGCTCGAGGTAAGCCGGACCGGCCTGCACAGCCTCATCGGCCCCAACGGCGCTGGAAAAACGACCTTCTTCAACCTGCTGACCGGAATCATCCGGGCCGACGCCGGCAGCATCCAATTCGAGGGCCAGGAGATCGGCCGGCTGCCGCCGCACCGCCGCGCGCGGCTCGGCCTCGCCCGCTCCTTCCAGATCCTCAGCGTCTTCCCCCACCTCACCGCCTTCGAGAACGTGCGCATTGCCGTGCAGGCGGCGGAAGGGCACTGGTACGGGTTCTGGCGCGACGCCTACGACGACGAGGTCGCCAACGGCCGGGTGTGGTCGCTCCTCGACGCCGTCGGGCTGGCCGGGCGCGCGGACGAGCTCTGCGCCTCCCTCTCCCATGGCGAGAAGCGTCTGCTGGAGATCGCCGTGTCGCTCGCCACCAACGCCAAGCTCCTGCTGCTCGACGAGCCTCTCGCAGGCCTGGCGGAATCGGACCGCAAGGTCGTCAGCGCGCTGATCCGGCGGCTGGCGCAGTCGCACGCGATCCTGCTGATCGAGCACGACATCGACCGCGTGCTGGCGATGTCCGACCGCATCACGGTGCTGCACCAGGGCCGCCTGATCGCCGACGGAAAGCCCGCCGAGGTTGCCCGCAACCCGGACGTCGTCACGGCGTATCTCGGGCGAGCCCATGGTGCGCCGCCGCGCCGGGTCGGCCAGATGGCCACCCCGCCTGTGCCCCGCCCGGCCGCTGCTCCGCTTCTGCAGCTGGAGGGCGTCAGCGCCGGCTATGGCGGGGGTACGGTTCTGGACGGCGTGAGCCTGACCGTCCAGGCCGGTGAAGTGGTGGCACTGCTGGGCCGCAACGGCGTCGGCAAGACCACGCTCTTGCGCACCATCACCGGCACGCTGCCGGCGAGCGCCGGCCGGATCCTGCTGGACGGTCGGGAGATCGGCGCGCTGCGCCCGGATCAGATCAACCGGCACGGCATCGCGCTGGTGCCCGAGGGGCGCCGGCTGTTCCCGAACCTGACCGTGCAGGAAAACCTGAAGCTCGCGATGCGGCCGGGCGGCACCTCGCAGGAGGAGATCTGTGACCTCTTCCCGAAGCTCCGCGTGCTGATGCGCGCCCGCGCCGAGAACCTGTCCGGCGGCGAGCGTCAGATGGTGGCCATCTCGCGTGCCCTGATGATGCCGAGCCGGCTCATCCTCCTCGACGAGCCCTTCGAGGGGCTGGCCCCCGCGGTGGTGCAGGAGGTGCGCGAGGCGGTGGCCAAGCTCACTGCCCGGGCGAGCCTCATGATCGTCGAGCATCATGCCGAGAGCGTGCTGGCCATGGCGGACCGGGCGTACGTCCTCGTGAACGGGCGGGTGGCCTTCGGCGGCAGTGCCGGAGAACTCGCAGCCGATACTGCCCTGCAGGAGCGGCTGCTCGGCGTTGCCCAGGTTTCGGAAAGCGTCGCGCCGCGCGACGGCCTGATGATCGAAGGAGCCGCATGA
- a CDS encoding NAD-dependent epimerase/dehydratase family protein, which translates to MSKTILVTGGCGWLGSEIVRTLLARGDSVVATDLAISPALSALLAREPRLAAAAADLGEWPQVLRLFEQHRVDAVIHAAAIVGVVQAADIPLKALRVNVEGSINLFEAMRLHGVKRVVHVSTEETYGDFQAPIIDEEHSQKPVSVYGLTKLAVEHYGRVYSRESGLECINVRTCWVYGPHLPRLRLPRTFIEAALRGEAFHQPDGGNFAVDQVHISDTVAGILLALDKPQHRFDAYNVATGAAPSIADTAEAVNRAIPGARITVGDCGPYYHGGSVLSARKGALDIRRAEVELGYRPRYDIQRGIEATIAVTRGEPVPAL; encoded by the coding sequence ATGTCGAAGACAATTCTGGTCACGGGCGGCTGCGGCTGGCTGGGCAGCGAGATCGTCCGGACGCTGCTCGCCCGTGGCGATTCCGTTGTGGCGACCGATCTCGCGATCTCGCCCGCCCTGTCGGCGCTTCTCGCCCGGGAGCCGCGGCTCGCCGCGGCAGCGGCCGACCTTGGCGAGTGGCCGCAGGTGCTGCGGCTGTTCGAGCAGCATCGGGTGGATGCGGTGATCCACGCGGCCGCGATCGTCGGTGTCGTTCAGGCCGCCGACATTCCCCTCAAGGCGCTGCGCGTCAACGTCGAGGGGTCGATCAACCTCTTCGAGGCGATGCGGCTGCACGGGGTCAAGCGCGTCGTGCACGTCAGCACGGAGGAAACCTACGGCGATTTCCAGGCGCCGATCATCGACGAGGAGCACTCGCAGAAGCCGGTCAGCGTCTACGGGCTGACCAAGCTCGCGGTCGAGCATTACGGGCGGGTCTACTCGCGCGAGTCCGGGCTCGAATGCATCAACGTGCGCACCTGCTGGGTCTACGGGCCGCATCTGCCACGCCTGCGGCTGCCCCGGACCTTCATCGAGGCGGCCTTGCGCGGCGAGGCCTTCCACCAGCCCGACGGCGGCAACTTCGCCGTCGATCAGGTCCACATCTCCGACACGGTGGCCGGCATCCTGCTGGCCCTCGACAAGCCGCAGCATCGCTTCGATGCCTACAACGTCGCGACCGGCGCCGCCCCGAGCATCGCCGACACCGCCGAGGCGGTGAATCGCGCCATCCCGGGCGCGCGCATCACCGTGGGCGATTGCGGGCCGTACTACCACGGCGGCTCCGTGCTCAGCGCCCGGAAGGGCGCCCTCGACATCCGCCGCGCCGAGGTCGAGCTGGGTTACCGGCCCCGCTACGACATCCAGCGGGGGATCGAGGCGACCATCGCGGTGACGCGGGGGGAGCCGGTGCCCGCCTTGTGA